The proteins below are encoded in one region of Apium graveolens cultivar Ventura chromosome 4, ASM990537v1, whole genome shotgun sequence:
- the LOC141716883 gene encoding uncharacterized protein LOC141716883 isoform X1 yields the protein MDTDNFPALMSQNEVLSPDEMKESPRRSEIDTEALADDDYIAAELDKVRNMTPQEADAAKSEAYVKARVAMSEAYDATFKVENVVSHVRAMLESVKKYSRTAELEKIWSPQTPWEALKEAFERCEAATRELIAAQYTADKLIRLLNAISRACEKRPMVGKASSSCYT from the exons ATGGACACAGATAATTTTCCTGCATTGATGAGTCAAAATGAAGTTCTTTCACCTGATGAGATGAAGGAATCTCCAAGGAGAAGTGAGATTGATACCGAAGCTCTTGCCGATGATGACTACATTGCAGCAGAGCTAGATAAAGTTAGAAACATGACCCCCCAGGAAGCTGATGCAGCTAAATCTGAAGCATACGTAAAAGCTCGTGTGGCAATGTCGGAGGCATATGATGCAACTTTTAAGGTTGAAAACGTAGTTAGCCATGTTCGAGCCATGCTTGAGTCTGTTAAAAAGTATTCCAGAACTG CAGAGTTAGAGAAGATATGGAGTCCTCAAACTCCATGGGAAGCTTTAAAGGAAGCCTTTGAAAGGTGTGAAGCTGCAACGCGGGAGCTAATTGCTGCACAATACACTGCAGACAAGTTAATTAGGCTTCTTAATGCCATATCGAGGGCTTGTGAAAAACGTCCCATGGTTGGTAAGGCATCATCCAGTTGTTACACTTGA
- the LOC141716883 gene encoding uncharacterized protein LOC141716883 isoform X2, translated as MDTDNFPALMSQNEVLSPDEMKESPRRSEIDTEALADDDYIAAELDKVRNMTPQEADAAKSEAYVKARVAMSEAYDATFKVENVVSHVRAMLESVKKYSRTELEKIWSPQTPWEALKEAFERCEAATRELIAAQYTADKLIRLLNAISRACEKRPMVGKASSSCYT; from the exons ATGGACACAGATAATTTTCCTGCATTGATGAGTCAAAATGAAGTTCTTTCACCTGATGAGATGAAGGAATCTCCAAGGAGAAGTGAGATTGATACCGAAGCTCTTGCCGATGATGACTACATTGCAGCAGAGCTAGATAAAGTTAGAAACATGACCCCCCAGGAAGCTGATGCAGCTAAATCTGAAGCATACGTAAAAGCTCGTGTGGCAATGTCGGAGGCATATGATGCAACTTTTAAGGTTGAAAACGTAGTTAGCCATGTTCGAGCCATGCTTGAGTCTGTTAAAAAGTATTCCAGAACTG AGTTAGAGAAGATATGGAGTCCTCAAACTCCATGGGAAGCTTTAAAGGAAGCCTTTGAAAGGTGTGAAGCTGCAACGCGGGAGCTAATTGCTGCACAATACACTGCAGACAAGTTAATTAGGCTTCTTAATGCCATATCGAGGGCTTGTGAAAAACGTCCCATGGTTGGTAAGGCATCATCCAGTTGTTACACTTGA